In Octopus bimaculoides isolate UCB-OBI-ISO-001 chromosome 26, ASM119413v2, whole genome shotgun sequence, the following are encoded in one genomic region:
- the LOC106873154 gene encoding uncharacterized protein LOC106873154, whose translation MRVLSSKWKQACFLDDLRSHDMHVMVATETNLDSLQTFSPLLNGYEKIMSPSQTRDHGGVLVLARKGLALQTSTVYVNPEGGLVVLDVTYSGKAFRLIRIYAPCARGLQTDFYRRLENFLVTSKTLVVLGDYNAIVDAHIDSVGSSDRKVNSRFVDLLKKFQLADGYRPDHPNVPEWTWVNGDSRFKSYLDRIVIRARDKASFSCPHLVQVSYTDHRMVKCKLNIVRLREYLVTGS comes from the coding sequence ATGCGTGTTCTGAGCTCGAAGTGGAAGCAAGCCTGTTTCCTCGACGACCTCAGATCACATGATATGCATgtgatggttgctacagagaccaatCTGGACAGTCTACAAACCTTCTCACCCctcctgaatggctatgagaaaatcatgtctcctagCCAGACCAGAGATCATGGGGGTGTATTAGTACTTGCCCGTAAAGGCTTGGCTCTGCAGACAAGTACAGTCTATGTGAACCCTGAAGGTGGGCTGGTCGTCCTTGATGTGACATACAGCGGTAAGGCTTTCAGGTTGATCAGGATCTACGCACCCTGTGCTAGAGGATTGCAAACTGATTTTTATCGGCGCCTGGAGAACTTTCTCGTGACGTCGAAAACATTAGTGGTATTGGGAGACTATAACGCTATCGTTGACGCACACATCGATAGCGTTGGCTCGTCTGATAGGAAAGTAAACTCACGTTTCGTAGATCTGCTGAAGAAATTTCAGCTAGCAGATGGTTACAGACCGGACCATCCGAACGTCCCAGAATGGACCTGGGTAAATGGCGACAGTAGGTTCAAGTCTTATTTAGACAGGATAGTGATAAGAGCTAGAGATAAGGCTAGCTTTAGTTGTCCACACCTTGTTCAGGTGTCCTACACTGACCATAGAATGGTCAAGTGTAAGCTGAACATAGTACGGTTAAGAGAGTAtctggttactggaagctga